DNA sequence from the Sphingomonas bisphenolicum genome:
CGCCTGGCCCTGCGAGGCGTAGAATATCCCGCTTTCAAGCCTGCGGACCTCCTGCCGCGCGCCCAATGTCGCACGGAGGATGATGGCGCAGTCCCCGGTCGCATCCGTTGGGGATACAGGGCGCACCGTTCGGATGTGCGGCGCGATGCCGGTGACGCACAGGGCGCTGGCATAAGCGGGGTCGACCCGGCTCTCCCCCTCGCGCAACGGCGCGGTCGGCCAGGCGTAGCGATAGCGCACATAATGGCCGCGCAGCAGGTCGCGCGGGTCATAGCCCTCGATCGGGATCAGCCAGTCCTCCCCCTGCTGCGCCTGCCGGTGGATCATGGCCCAGCTTGCCAACAGGGCGGCGAGCGGCAGCAGCAGCGCGGCGGCAAGGATCAGGCGATGGCGGGCTGGCGTCATGCGCCCTCTCCGCGCGCAGGGGCATAACGGCGCGACAGGCGGATCGTGGCCCAGGCGACGGCCATGGCGAACAGGCCCGACAGAATCAGCCCCACGCCGCTGCCCAGCAAATCGTCATTCAGTTCGAAGCTGAGGATGATGATGCGCAGCGCGACCAGCGCGACGGCGGCCTGGAAGATGCGCCGCCAACGGGCATGGATCGCACCGGCGGCGACCGCGCCCCAGAGCGCGAGGAAGAACAGGCTGGCGATCCAGGTGCTGGCGTAGTGGCTCAGACCGGGCAGCAGCGCCTGGCCCAGATGCAGTACCGCCGCGACGACCAGCAGCGCTGCGGTCGCGCGGCCGGACGCGGTGCGCCGGGCATAAGCGGTCGCCGCGGCGGCGCAGAGCAGGGCGACGCTCTGGATCGCGGCGCTGCCGGGCAGGATCGCGCTGTCGCTGTCCCAGCCGCGCAGCAGCAGGACGATGCTGACGCCCGCGAAGATCGTCGTAGCGGCCATTTGTTCGATCAGCCGCCAGAAGGCGGGGCGATCGCTCCTGTCGCGCATCAGGGCGGCGGCGCCGGCGACCAGGATCGGCGGGCAGGCGATCAGTCCCCAATAGAGCGACGGATGCGTCGGCGAGACGCGACCGAATAGGGACCAGACACGGTCATGATCGTCGGCGTGCGCCCACAGCGTGCCCAGCAGCCCTGCCATCCACAGGCCCGCAACCGGCCAGCCGCGCCCGAACAATAGAAGCAGCGGCGAGAAGAGCAGCAGCCAGGCGAGCAGCGGCTGCCACAGCGGCGAACTGGTCTGGTAGACCTGCCCCAGATGGCCGAAAAAGGTGAGGCCCAGCACCGCCGCCACGAAGAGCAGGGCGTCGCAGACTATTGGGTTCAGATCGCCTTTCAACAACCGCCACCCGATCCATGCCGCGAGCGCGGCCATGATCGCAAAATGGATCGCCAGCCGCGCCGTGCCGGGAATCGCCTCCCAATTGGCGGCGACGATCGACACCAGCCCCAGCCCGATCGTCAGCGCGCCCAGCCCGACGATCGCCCAGACGCCGATCGGCCGGCTATGCGCGGCTTCCCACGCGCCGATCGCGCTGGCGGTATCGGCGTCGATCAGCCCCGCCGCCTGCCACGCCCTGAGTTTCCGTTCCGACATGGCGGGGAGAGTAATGGGGCCGGCGCGGAGGGCAATGGGGTTGTGAGGGTGGGGCAACGAGGCGATTGCTTATTGGCGCAGTCTGCGAGCGGTCAGAAGCGGGCGCTAGGTAGACGGATTTTTACGTCGCCTTTCGCGTGAAGTCTCGCGCAAAGCAGACCGCGCGAAATCGCCCAAAAATGGACATGTTCCCCCTGCCGCTGGCAGGAGTGGAATGGAAGGAACCACCCATCCGCGCAACCCTCCCTTACGCTATCACCAATTCCATCCCCGCCTTCACCCGGTCGAGGGCGAGGAAGCTGTGGAAGCTGGCGACGAAGTCGGTGTCCGACAGCAGGCGGCGGGTGGTGGCGTCATAATGGCGCATGTCGGGCGATACGATCAACAGGATGAAGCTGCAGCCGCCCGTCACATAATAGCATTGCTGCACAGCCGGATCGGCGCGGAACAGCGCCTTGGCGCGGTCGACCGTGGCGGAGCGTTCGTCGGTCAGATGGACTTCGACGATCGCGGTGATGTCCAGGTCCACTGCATCGGGATCGACGATCGCGGCGTTGCGGGCGACGATCCCGGCCTTTTCCATGGCGGCGATGCGGCGTTGCACCGCTGCGGTGGAGAGGTTCACCGCCTGCGCGATGGCGCGTTGCGGCGTGCGATTGTCGCGCTGGATGATTCGCAGGATCGCGCGGTCGAACGGGTCTGGAGTGCGCATATCGGGCATGGACGAGTAATTGTTGCATTTTCTGGGGCAATCAAGAGCATTTTTCCCGCTGTTGTGATGATAATATTCGGGATCGACAGGCGGTCGGGCGGGAAAGACGGACGGGTATGACCAAGGGATCAGGCGGAACGATGCTGGCGGGCATCGCGTGCGGTGTGGGCGCGGGGGCTCTGTGGGGGCTGGTGTTCGTGGCGCCCGAAGTGGTGCGCGGCTTCACCCCGTTGCAGCAGGCGGTCGGCCGTTATCTGGCCTATGGCGCGCTGTCGCTGATCCTCGTCGCGCCGCGCTGGCGGATGCTGGCTGCGCGGATGACGCCGCGCCTATTGTGGGCGCTGGCCTGGCTCGCGCTGGCCGGCAACCTCTTTTACTATGTGCTGCTGGTGAGCGCGGTGCAGATGGGCGGCGTCGCCATGACATCGCTGGTGGTCGGTTTCCTGCCGGTGGCGGTGACGATCATCGGCAGCCGGGAGGCGGGCGCGGTGCCGCTGCGACAATTGGCGCCCTCGCTGCTGCTGTGCGTCGCCGGCGCGCTGTGCATCGGCTGGCAGGCGGTGGTCATGCCCGGACCGGGGCCGGTGGCGACGCGGCTGCTGGGCTTTGCCTGCGCGGTCGGGGCGCTGATCTCCTGGACCGCCTTCGCCATCGGCAATAATCACTGGCTGCGGCGGCAGGGCGACATGCCAGCGCAGGACTGGAACCTGCTGATCGGGCTGGCGACAGGATGCCAGGCGCTGCTGTTCCTGCCGGTCGTGCTGTGGCTGGGGCTGGGCCGGCATGACGCCGCCGCCTGGACGCAGTTCGCCACCGTCTCGGTCGCTGTCGCGCTGCTGGCCTCGATCGTGGGCAACGCGCTGTGGAACCGGGCGAGCCGGTTATTGCCGCTGACCATGGTCGGGCAGATGATCCTGTTCGAAACCGCCTTCGCGCTGATCTATGGCTTCGCCTGGGAAGGGCGCTGGCCGACCGGGCTGGAGAGCGCGGCCTTCCTGCTGGTGGTGCTGAGCGTCGTGACCTGCATCGCGGCGCATCGGCGGCCGGTGGCGCAGCTCGTCACAACCGCCTGATTGCGCGCTTTCCCCTTCGACGGATTCGCTATAGGGCGCTTTGCATGACCAATATGTTTCTTGTGATGGGCGGGGGCGCCGTGGGCGCCGCCTTGCGCTATCAATTGGGGCGCTTCGCCGGGCAGATGGCGCCCGGTACGGCCTGGCCCTGGGGTACCTTCGCCGCCAATCTGATCGGCGGTTTCGCCATGGGGCTGCTCGCCGGATGGCTGGCGCGCGGGGGCAGCGTGTCGGGCGAACCGATCCGCCTGTTGCTGGGCGTGGGCGTGCTGGGCGGCTTCACCACCTTTTCCGCGTTCAGCCTCGAAACCATGCTGATGATCCAGCGCGGCGATATCCTGCTGGCGAGCGGCTATGCGCTGGCGTCGGTGATCGGCGCGATCGTGGCGCTGTGCGTGGGCCTGACCGTGATGCGGAGCGTCGTGGCATGAAGGGGCGTCCTCCCGCCAGGCCCGGCGCGGGCGCGACCGGCGGCAAGAGGCCGCGCGACGGCAAGCCTGCGGGCCGATCCGCAAGCGGCAAGCCGTCGGACAAGCGCTTCGGCGACAAGAAGCCGGGTGATAAAAAGCCCGCTGACCGCAAGTTCGACCGGAAATCCGCCGACGGCAAGCCCGGCGCGCCCGGCCGCGCCCGTGGGGGCGCGAAGGCGGCAAGTGCGCGCAAGGGGGAGGGCGGCAAGCCGCCGTTCAAGCCCCGCACGAAAGCCGCTGCGCCCGCCGCGGCCAAGGCCGCACCGGCCGCAGCCAAGCCCGTCGCCGCCAAGAGCAGCGCCGCCAAGGGCGTGTCGCTCGACGTGCGCCAGTTCCGCGTGGCCGCCGACGATGACGGCATCCGCCTCGACCGCTGGTTCCAGCGGCATCTGCCCGATGTCGGCTTCAATATCGTGTCGCGCTGGTCGCGCACCGGCCAGTTGCGGGTCGATGGCGCGCGCGCCGCGCCGGGCGACCGCATCGTCGAGGGGCAGACGATCCGCGTCCCCCCCGCCGAAGCGCGGCCCGATATGCCCGAAAAGGCGAAGCGCGTCCGCGTCATCGACCTGACGCCCGACGAGATCGCCTATGCGCAGGAGATGGTGATCCATCGCGATGCGCAGGCCATCGTCATCAACAAGCCGCCGGGGCTGGCCACGCAGGGCGGGACCAAGACCGACGAGCATGTCGACAAGCTGCTCGACGCGCTGCTGTTCGATTCCGAATCGCGCCCCAAGCTGGTCCACCGGCTGGACAAGGACACGTCGGGCGCGCTGCTGCTGGCGCGGACCAGCCGGTCGGCCGCGCATTTCGCCAAGACTTTCTCCAGCCGCACCGCGCGCAAGGTCTATTGGGCGCTGGTGATCGGCGTGCCGTCGATCAATGACGGCATGATCGAGCTGCCGCTCGCCAAGCAGCCGGGCACCGGCGGCGAGAAGATGCATGTGGACGAGGAAGAGGGGATGCCCGCCCGCACGCGCTATCGCGTGATCGAACGGGCCGGCAACCGCGCCGCCTGGGTCGAGCTGCAACCCTATACCGGCCGAACGCACCAGTTGCGCGTCCATCTGGCGGCGATCGGCCACCCGATCGTGGGCGACGGCAAATATGGCGGCAAGGACAGTTTCCTGACCGGGTCGATCAGCCGCAAGATGCACCTGCATGCGCGCCGCATCCGGGTGGATCATCCCGATGGCGGGCGGGTGGACGTGATGGCGGACCTGCCGACCCATTTCGCCAACAGCCTGGAGGATCTGGGCTTCGACCTCTCCCTGGGCGACATGCCGCTGGACGACGAGATCGACCGGACCCCGACCCGCGAGGACGAGAAGAAGTTCGCGCGCCAGCACGCCAAGCAGGTGCGCAAGGATCGCAAGGGCGAGCGCCGGTCGCGGGGTGGCGGCCGCGGCGAATGACGCCGGGGGCGCCCTATCGCTGGACGGATGAGGCGGCGATCCGCGATTTCGTGGGACAGGCGGGCTTCGGCCTGCTCTGCGTCGCCGCGCCCGACAGGATGCATGTGGTGCATCTGCCTGTCGTCTGGCTGGACGATCGGCGGATCGGCCTGCACATCCATCGCGCCAATCCGATCGTGCGGCATCTGGACGGAGCGGACGCACTGATCGTCGTTACCGGGCCGCATGGCTATGTCAGCCCGGACTGGTATGGCCTGCCCGACAAGGTGCCGACCTGGAACTATCTGTCGGCCGAATTGCGCGGGCCGATGGCGCGGCTGGACCGGGACGCGACGATTGCGCAGATCGATGCGCTCACCCAGGAGCAGGAGCGGCGGCTGGCGCCAAAGCCGGTCTGGACCCGCGACAAGATGGGGGCGGGCCAGTTCGACCGGCTGCTCGGTGGGCTCGTCGGCTTCGCCATGCGGGTGGACGCGCTGCACGGCACTGCCAAGCTGGGGCAGGACAAGCCGGAAGCGGCGCGGATCGGCGTGGCCGATGCGCTGGACGCCGGTGGCAATGCGCCGCTGGCGGCGCTGATGCGGGCGACTCTGGGCGAAGGGGACGCGGCATGAGCAATCGCCTGGTCGTCTTCGATTGCGACGGCACGCTGGTCGACAGCCAGCACAGCATCTGCACCGCCATGGTCCGCGCCTTCGAGGATGTGCAACTGCCGCCGCCCGAACGGCTGGCGATCCTGTCGGCGGTGGGCCTGTCGCTGCCGGTCGCGATGGCGCGGCTGCTGCCCGATGCGGAGGCGGATTTCCACGATCATCTGGCCGATCGCTACAAGCTGGCGTTCCAGGCGATGCGGCGCGAGCAGGGGGTGCAGGAACCGCTCTATCCCGGCATCGCCGATCTGGTGGCGGAACTGGACGCGGCGGGATGGTTGCTGGGGGTGGCGACCGGCAAGTCGGACCGCGGCCTCAACCTGTGCCTCACCCATCATGGTATCATCGACCGGTTCGTGACGCTGCAGACCGCCGATCGCCACCCGTCCAAGCCGCACCCCTCGATGCTGATGACCGCGATGGCGGAAGCGGGGGCGGCGCCCGACACCACGGTGATGATCGGCGACACCAGCTTCGACATCGCCATGGGGCTGGCCGCGGGCGTGCGCAGCATCGGCGTGGCGTGGGGCTATCATCTGCCGGGCGAACTGGTCGCGGCGGGCGCCCATGCGGTGGCGATGGACAGCGCGGAATTACGCGGCCATATCGGCGCGCCATGACCGATCTTCCGCCCGCTCCGCCGCCCAAACCCAATCCCGATTCGGTCGCGCGCCAGCGCCATTTCGCGATCGGCCTGTTTCGCCTGTCGGGTGCGCTGATCGTGATGTTCGGCTTTCTTGCCATCATGCAGCGCTTCGCCTGGGTGCAGGGCGACAAGGCCAAGGCATTCGGCGCGATCATGGTGGTGACCGGCCTGTTCCAGTTCATCGCCGTGCCGCGCATTTTGCTGGCGCTGTTCCGCACGCGGCCGCCGCAATGAAGCGTTTCTACACCGACGTGACGATGGTCGCCGAGGATGGCGGCTTCGCCATCCGGCTGGACGGCCGCGCCGTCCGCACCCCGGCGCGCGCGCTGCTGGTGCTGCCGACGCCCGCGCTGGCCGAAGCGGTCGCGCAGGAATGGCGGGCACAGGGGGAGACGGTCGATCCGCCGTCCATGCCGATGACCGGCCTCGCCAATGCGGCGATCGATCATGTCGCGCCCAGGCCGGCAGCCTTTGCCGACGGGATAGCGCAATATGCGCAAACCGACCTGCTCTGCTATCGCGCCGACGGGCCGGCGACGCTGGTCGCGCGGCAGGCAGCGGCGTGGGAGCCGCTGCTCGACTGGGCGCGGACGCGCTACGACGTGACGTTCGCCGTTACGCAGGGGATCATCCCGGTGCCGCAGCCGCCCGAAACGCTCGCCCGGCTGGGCGCGGCGGTCGCGGCCTGCGATCCTTTCACGCTGGTCGGCCTGTCGACGCTGGTGTCGCTCAGCGGATCGCTCGTCTGCGGGCTGGCGATCGTCGAGGGGGGACATG
Encoded proteins:
- a CDS encoding GDYXXLXY domain-containing protein; translation: MTPARHRLILAAALLLPLAALLASWAMIHRQAQQGEDWLIPIEGYDPRDLLRGHYVRYRYAWPTAPLREGESRVDPAYASALCVTGIAPHIRTVRPVSPTDATGDCAIILRATLGARQEVRRLESGIFYASQGQAIALSRKLADPRLQGLVRVRVRADGVMRPVALDFRPRPKPQVAP
- a CDS encoding DUF2157 domain-containing protein, whose translation is MSERKLRAWQAAGLIDADTASAIGAWEAAHSRPIGVWAIVGLGALTIGLGLVSIVAANWEAIPGTARLAIHFAIMAALAAWIGWRLLKGDLNPIVCDALLFVAAVLGLTFFGHLGQVYQTSSPLWQPLLAWLLLFSPLLLLFGRGWPVAGLWMAGLLGTLWAHADDHDRVWSLFGRVSPTHPSLYWGLIACPPILVAGAAALMRDRSDRPAFWRLIEQMAATTIFAGVSIVLLLRGWDSDSAILPGSAAIQSVALLCAAAATAYARRTASGRATAALLVVAAVLHLGQALLPGLSHYASTWIASLFFLALWGAVAAGAIHARWRRIFQAAVALVALRIIILSFELNDDLLGSGVGLILSGLFAMAVAWATIRLSRRYAPARGEGA
- a CDS encoding Lrp/AsnC family transcriptional regulator, whose amino-acid sequence is MPDMRTPDPFDRAILRIIQRDNRTPQRAIAQAVNLSTAAVQRRIAAMEKAGIVARNAAIVDPDAVDLDITAIVEVHLTDERSATVDRAKALFRADPAVQQCYYVTGGCSFILLIVSPDMRHYDATTRRLLSDTDFVASFHSFLALDRVKAGMELVIA
- a CDS encoding DMT family transporter — protein: MTKGSGGTMLAGIACGVGAGALWGLVFVAPEVVRGFTPLQQAVGRYLAYGALSLILVAPRWRMLAARMTPRLLWALAWLALAGNLFYYVLLVSAVQMGGVAMTSLVVGFLPVAVTIIGSREAGAVPLRQLAPSLLLCVAGALCIGWQAVVMPGPGPVATRLLGFACAVGALISWTAFAIGNNHWLRRQGDMPAQDWNLLIGLATGCQALLFLPVVLWLGLGRHDAAAWTQFATVSVAVALLASIVGNALWNRASRLLPLTMVGQMILFETAFALIYGFAWEGRWPTGLESAAFLLVVLSVVTCIAAHRRPVAQLVTTA
- the crcB gene encoding fluoride efflux transporter CrcB; the protein is MTNMFLVMGGGAVGAALRYQLGRFAGQMAPGTAWPWGTFAANLIGGFAMGLLAGWLARGGSVSGEPIRLLLGVGVLGGFTTFSAFSLETMLMIQRGDILLASGYALASVIGAIVALCVGLTVMRSVVA
- a CDS encoding RluA family pseudouridine synthase; this translates as MKGRPPARPGAGATGGKRPRDGKPAGRSASGKPSDKRFGDKKPGDKKPADRKFDRKSADGKPGAPGRARGGAKAASARKGEGGKPPFKPRTKAAAPAAAKAAPAAAKPVAAKSSAAKGVSLDVRQFRVAADDDGIRLDRWFQRHLPDVGFNIVSRWSRTGQLRVDGARAAPGDRIVEGQTIRVPPAEARPDMPEKAKRVRVIDLTPDEIAYAQEMVIHRDAQAIVINKPPGLATQGGTKTDEHVDKLLDALLFDSESRPKLVHRLDKDTSGALLLARTSRSAAHFAKTFSSRTARKVYWALVIGVPSINDGMIELPLAKQPGTGGEKMHVDEEEGMPARTRYRVIERAGNRAAWVELQPYTGRTHQLRVHLAAIGHPIVGDGKYGGKDSFLTGSISRKMHLHARRIRVDHPDGGRVDVMADLPTHFANSLEDLGFDLSLGDMPLDDEIDRTPTREDEKKFARQHAKQVRKDRKGERRSRGGGRGE
- a CDS encoding FMN-binding negative transcriptional regulator, whose translation is MTPGAPYRWTDEAAIRDFVGQAGFGLLCVAAPDRMHVVHLPVVWLDDRRIGLHIHRANPIVRHLDGADALIVVTGPHGYVSPDWYGLPDKVPTWNYLSAELRGPMARLDRDATIAQIDALTQEQERRLAPKPVWTRDKMGAGQFDRLLGGLVGFAMRVDALHGTAKLGQDKPEAARIGVADALDAGGNAPLAALMRATLGEGDAA
- a CDS encoding HAD-IA family hydrolase codes for the protein MSNRLVVFDCDGTLVDSQHSICTAMVRAFEDVQLPPPERLAILSAVGLSLPVAMARLLPDAEADFHDHLADRYKLAFQAMRREQGVQEPLYPGIADLVAELDAAGWLLGVATGKSDRGLNLCLTHHGIIDRFVTLQTADRHPSKPHPSMLMTAMAEAGAAPDTTVMIGDTSFDIAMGLAAGVRSIGVAWGYHLPGELVAAGAHAVAMDSAELRGHIGAP
- a CDS encoding ATP12 family chaperone protein is translated as MKRFYTDVTMVAEDGGFAIRLDGRAVRTPARALLVLPTPALAEAVAQEWRAQGETVDPPSMPMTGLANAAIDHVAPRPAAFADGIAQYAQTDLLCYRADGPATLVARQAAAWEPLLDWARTRYDVTFAVTQGIIPVPQPPETLARLGAAVAACDPFTLVGLSTLVSLSGSLVCGLAIVEGGHDLDRVWQAAEIDAAWQVELWGEDALAAAATARRTADFAMAGAFSAMSRC